A genomic stretch from Setaria viridis chromosome 1, Setaria_viridis_v4.0, whole genome shotgun sequence includes:
- the LOC117838148 gene encoding B3 domain-containing protein Os02g0683500, producing the protein MDQFAGASGRFSREEEADEEQEDASNSPRREISFMPAAAAATASLSSAAASASASTSASASASGTSSAAPFRSASGDGAGASGSGGGGGGGGAVDVEAVEKEHMFDKVVTPSDVGKLNRLVIPKQYAEKYFPLDAAGSEKGLLLSFEDTAGKHWRFRYSYWNSSQSYVMTKGWSRFVKEKRLVAGDTVSFSRAAADDAGHRLFIDWKRRVDTRGPLRFSGLALPMPLASHHFGGPHHYSPWGFGVGGGGGGGGFFMPPSPPATLYEHHRLRQSLDFRGMTYPAPAVGRQLLFFGSARSTMPPHAPLHPPRAPPMPLHYTLQPSSAGVAAAASRPVVLDSVPVIESPTTAAKRVRLFGVNLDNNNNSQSDGGEASHQGNVLSLQMPGWQQRSTPTLRLLELPRHGAESSAASSPSSSSSSKREARSALDLDL; encoded by the coding sequence ATGGATCAATTCGCTGGTGCGAGCGGGCGATTTTctagagaggaggaggcggacgaggagcaggaggacgCGTCCAATTCTCCCCGGCGCGAGATCTCCTTCatgccggcggccgcggccgccaccgcgtCGTTGTCTTCGGCGGCTGCCTCCGCATCCGCCTCCACGAGCGCATCCGCGTCCGCCTCGGGGACCAGCAGCGCCGCCCCCTTCCGCTCCGCGTCTGGGGACGGCGCCGGAGCGTCCgggagcggtggtggcggcggcggcggcggagcggtggACGTGGAGGCGGTGGAGAAGGAGCACATGTTCGACAAGGTCGTGACTCCCAGCGACGTGGGGAAGCTCAACCGGCTGGTGATCCCGAAGCAGTACGCGGAGAAGTACTTCCCGCTGGACGCGGCGGGCAGCGAGAAGGGCCTCCTCCTCAGCTTCGAGGACACCGCCGGCAAGCACTGGCGCTTCCGCTACTCCTACTGGAACAGCAGCCAGAGCTACGTCATGACCAAGGGCTGGAGCCGCTTCGTCAAGGAGAAGCGCCTCGTCGCCGGGGACACCGTCTCtttctcccgcgccgccgccgacgacgcggGCCACCGCCTCTTCATCGACTGGAAGCGACGGGTCGACACCCGCGGCCCGCTCCGCTTCTCCGGCCTCGCGCTGCCGATGCCGCTCGCGTCGCATCACTTCGGCGGCCCCCACCACTACAGCCCGTGGGgcttcggcgtcggcggcggcggcgggggcggaggattCTTCatgccgccctcgccgcccgccacgctcTACGAGCACCACCGCCTCCGGCAGAGCCTCGACTTCCGCGGCATGACCTACCCCGCGCCGGCCGTGGGGAGGCAGCTCCTGTTTTTCGGCTCAGCCAGGAGTACGATGCCTCCGCACGCGCCGCTccacccgccgcgcgcgccgccgatgCCACTGCATTACACGTTGCAACCGAGCTCCGCTggcgtggcggccgccgcgtcaAGGCCGGTCGTCCTTGACTCGGTGCCGGTCATTGAGAGCCCGACGACTGCCGCCAAGCGCGTGCGACTTTTCGGCGTCAACctcgacaacaacaacaactcgCAGTCAGACGGCGGCGAGGCTAGCCATCAAGGGAATGTATTGTCGCTGCAGATGCCCGGGTGGCAGCAAAGGTCAACACCGACTCTAAGGCTGCTCGAATTGCCTCGTCATGGCGCGGAGTCCTCCGCCGCGTcgtcaccgtcgtcgtcgtcttcctccaaGAGGGAGGCGCGCTCAGCTTTGGATCTCGATCTGTGA